In the genome of Halapricum salinum, one region contains:
- a CDS encoding uracil-DNA glycosylase family protein: MKNVTHRQSNPFGHQPDCQNFVPGYGDANAHFHVIGDHPGVHGGIDSGIPFTETPGSERLQSALVEAGLLESAGTPPTVAQTYFSYLCMCVTPGPPTQADYDDLERFFDSELRAITAHVLLPVGERATKHVLANYAARNGHLDMDALHATERQGAGWLIYPIKDPGTWTDADEQKLVDALTTLQQRDYRQEVDLGRFLPGDDPYRVR; the protein is encoded by the coding sequence GTGAAGAACGTCACGCATCGACAGTCCAACCCGTTCGGTCATCAGCCGGACTGTCAGAACTTCGTCCCGGGGTACGGCGACGCCAACGCCCACTTCCACGTCATCGGTGACCACCCGGGCGTCCACGGCGGGATCGACTCGGGTATCCCCTTCACCGAGACGCCCGGAAGCGAACGCCTCCAGTCGGCGCTGGTCGAAGCCGGCCTCCTCGAATCCGCAGGGACACCACCGACGGTCGCACAGACCTACTTCTCGTATCTGTGTATGTGCGTGACTCCTGGCCCGCCCACGCAGGCCGATTACGACGATCTCGAACGCTTTTTCGACTCCGAGTTGCGGGCGATCACCGCCCACGTCTTGCTGCCGGTCGGCGAACGCGCCACCAAGCACGTGTTGGCGAACTACGCCGCGCGCAACGGCCACCTCGACATGGACGCACTCCACGCCACCGAACGCCAGGGAGCTGGCTGGCTCATCTATCCGATCAAAGATCCCGGAACGTGGACCGACGCCGACGAACAGAAACTCGTCGACGCCCTCACCACGCTCCAGCAACGCGACTACCGCCAGGAGGTCGACCTCGGTCGGTTCCTCCCCGGAGACGACCCCTATCGCGTCAGATAG
- a CDS encoding methyl-accepting chemotaxis protein, protein MRLFAERATTAALGFQLVHAFYQALLPSLVSGPAYVLLAASGLLAAVGTLGYAVWRLDERFANVHAEREDLREERDALEDEREALRAERDTLEVRLEAARDALTDLQDQRVQTPATPMTTDGGVQTAGNLSTEELDDYIAVCCDTIEQTGDGDLRQRLDVDTPSEALNRLSREFNEMATAFEQTIDTANEFSEDVAGSSEQVTTATQAVMEASESVAETIQEIADVFHEQHTQISQISEEMGDMSATIQEIAASSNEVAEKADKTERETVQGIEAARGVADAMDEASDQTDTVVEAVETLDDQMKEVGQIVDMIDRIAEQTNILALNASIEAAHASTGEETGFGVVADEVKSLAEETKDATKQIEALIEDIQDQTSETVEEINEMQSTVEDGQEDVQEGLEALESIMDHVQQTTSGVKEISNATDDQAASSEEVASIADEAAETSRANMEEAEHVAAVAEEQTLALGEMYVNAKMLTMRARQLSTLFDRYETE, encoded by the coding sequence ATGCGATTGTTCGCCGAACGAGCTACAACTGCGGCACTCGGATTCCAGCTGGTGCACGCGTTCTATCAGGCGCTTCTGCCGTCTCTCGTCTCCGGGCCGGCGTACGTGCTACTCGCGGCGAGCGGACTACTCGCAGCGGTCGGCACGCTCGGGTACGCCGTCTGGCGACTTGACGAGCGGTTCGCGAACGTCCACGCCGAGCGGGAGGATCTCCGAGAGGAACGGGACGCACTCGAAGACGAGCGCGAGGCGCTCCGTGCGGAGCGGGACACGCTCGAAGTCCGTCTCGAAGCGGCACGGGATGCACTCACGGATCTGCAGGATCAACGCGTCCAGACTCCGGCGACGCCGATGACGACCGACGGTGGTGTCCAGACGGCCGGCAATCTCTCGACGGAGGAACTGGACGACTACATCGCCGTCTGCTGTGACACCATCGAGCAGACCGGCGACGGCGACCTCCGCCAGCGCCTCGACGTCGACACGCCTTCGGAAGCGCTCAATCGTCTCTCCCGGGAGTTCAACGAGATGGCGACGGCCTTCGAGCAAACGATCGACACGGCAAACGAGTTCAGCGAGGACGTCGCCGGCTCCTCAGAACAGGTCACGACCGCGACCCAGGCCGTGATGGAGGCTAGCGAGAGCGTCGCCGAGACGATTCAGGAGATCGCCGACGTCTTCCACGAGCAGCACACCCAGATCAGCCAGATCTCCGAGGAGATGGGCGACATGTCCGCGACGATTCAAGAGATCGCCGCCTCCAGCAACGAGGTCGCCGAGAAGGCAGACAAGACCGAGCGCGAGACGGTCCAGGGGATCGAAGCCGCTCGCGGGGTCGCCGACGCGATGGACGAAGCCAGCGACCAGACCGACACCGTCGTCGAGGCCGTCGAGACGCTCGACGACCAGATGAAAGAGGTCGGACAGATCGTCGACATGATCGACCGGATCGCAGAACAGACGAACATCCTCGCGCTGAACGCCTCGATCGAAGCCGCTCACGCCTCGACTGGCGAGGAGACCGGTTTCGGCGTCGTCGCAGACGAGGTCAAGAGCCTCGCCGAGGAGACCAAAGACGCAACCAAGCAGATCGAGGCGCTCATCGAGGACATCCAGGACCAGACGAGCGAGACCGTCGAGGAGATCAACGAGATGCAGTCGACTGTCGAAGACGGCCAGGAGGATGTCCAGGAAGGGCTAGAAGCGCTCGAATCGATCATGGACCACGTCCAGCAGACGACCAGCGGCGTCAAGGAGATCTCCAACGCGACCGACGATCAGGCCGCTTCCAGCGAGGAGGTCGCCTCGATCGCCGACGAGGCCGCAGAGACTTCCCGAGCGAACATGGAAGAGGCCGAGCACGTCGCCGCCGTCGCCGAAGAGCAGACCCTCGCGCTCGGCGAGATGTACGTCAACGCGAAGATGCTCACGATGCGTGCCCGACAGCTCTCGACGCTGTTCGACCGCTACGAAACCGAGTGA
- a CDS encoding ABC transporter substrate-binding protein produces MSRSGEQFSSRGRTDTELLHRMVGGDGEAAMEALLSGFQSRHPDVSLGDVTNENLSLAVKSRILKETPPDLWVEWPGKNLFPYVEANVLADISDVWNQSDMEQQYLDGPRGASEFDGVYHAVPLNIHRINNLFYNVDLAVEAGIDPSSASSPREFVEMLRQAEAETGQVGMLFPMKNPWTVLQLWETVLLGEHGHDVYKAVSDGRASANRQAIADALDIVGTYADLATDDALYMSLTDANERFIEGESTFFHQGDWAAGAYTETDGFTYGSDWEHVPFPGTEGEYAMNMDAVIASSMTDNEDAVGTFLQYAGSADGQRRFNQKKGSIPPRTDVSMGEFNAFLQGQHKAFQSSRSQPLSITHGLGVRPDQLIELKTAMSSFVAEWDIDAATQEVVSAFEQ; encoded by the coding sequence ATGTCACGTTCTGGCGAGCAATTCAGTTCCCGGGGCCGGACCGACACGGAGTTGCTTCACCGGATGGTGGGCGGCGATGGTGAGGCGGCGATGGAGGCCCTGTTGTCGGGGTTTCAGAGTCGCCATCCTGACGTCTCGCTGGGGGACGTCACCAACGAGAACCTCAGTCTGGCCGTCAAGAGTCGCATCCTCAAGGAGACGCCGCCGGACCTGTGGGTCGAGTGGCCGGGCAAGAACCTCTTTCCGTACGTCGAGGCCAACGTCCTGGCGGACATCTCCGACGTCTGGAACCAGTCGGACATGGAGCAGCAGTATCTCGACGGTCCGCGCGGGGCCTCGGAGTTCGACGGCGTCTATCACGCCGTCCCGCTGAACATCCACCGGATCAACAACCTCTTCTACAACGTCGATCTGGCCGTCGAGGCCGGGATCGATCCCTCCAGCGCGTCGAGCCCTCGCGAGTTCGTGGAGATGCTCCGGCAGGCCGAAGCCGAGACCGGGCAGGTCGGCATGCTCTTTCCGATGAAGAACCCCTGGACGGTCCTGCAGCTGTGGGAGACAGTGCTGCTGGGCGAGCACGGCCACGATGTCTACAAGGCCGTGAGCGACGGGCGAGCGTCGGCCAACCGGCAGGCGATCGCCGACGCGCTGGACATCGTCGGGACCTACGCCGATCTCGCGACCGACGACGCGCTGTACATGTCGCTGACCGACGCCAACGAACGCTTCATCGAGGGCGAGTCGACGTTCTTCCACCAGGGCGACTGGGCCGCCGGGGCCTACACCGAGACCGACGGCTTCACCTACGGTAGCGACTGGGAACACGTCCCCTTCCCCGGGACCGAGGGCGAATACGCGATGAACATGGACGCCGTGATCGCCTCGTCGATGACCGACAACGAGGACGCCGTCGGCACCTTCCTGCAGTACGCCGGCTCGGCGGACGGCCAGCGCCGATTCAACCAGAAGAAGGGGTCGATCCCGCCGCGGACGGACGTCTCGATGGGGGAGTTCAATGCGTTCCTCCAGGGCCAGCACAAGGCCTTCCAGTCCTCGCGCTCACAGCCGCTGTCGATCACCCACGGGCTGGGCGTGCGGCCGGACCAACTCATCGAACTCAAGACCGCGATGTCCTCGTTCGTCGCCGAGTGGGACATCGACGCCGCGACCCAGGAAGTCGTCAGCGCCTTCGAGCAGTAA
- a CDS encoding sugar phosphate isomerase/epimerase family protein, with amino-acid sequence MDVGVLTVPLGDQSRESAFGYLADLGVGAVELGCGGYPGQGHLDRETLLTDPDARADLRTDLDEYDLRVSALATHNNPLHPDDERASEADTELREAIELADVLDIGTVTCFSGLPAGGPNDEVPNWVTAPWPGEHADAHEYQWEVATDYWRDLAEHAAEHEVDVAIEMHPNMLVYEPSGMLELRDRTNDRIGANFDPSHLYWQGIEITDAIRLLGAHDAIHHFHAKDTRVYDAQARTNGVLDMTPYDEVADRSWIFRSVGYGHGEDHWRDIVSTLRMVGYGGALSIEHEDALTSASEGLEKGIELLQRVVFEEQPGDAFWA; translated from the coding sequence ATGGACGTAGGCGTACTGACCGTTCCGCTCGGCGACCAGTCCCGTGAATCAGCGTTCGGATATCTTGCGGACCTCGGCGTCGGCGCGGTCGAGCTCGGCTGTGGTGGCTATCCCGGCCAGGGCCATCTCGACCGCGAGACACTGCTTACGGATCCGGACGCACGGGCCGACTTGCGTACGGATCTCGACGAGTACGATCTCCGCGTGAGCGCACTCGCGACGCACAACAACCCCTTGCACCCCGACGACGAGCGGGCCAGCGAGGCCGACACCGAACTCCGGGAAGCCATCGAACTAGCAGACGTGCTCGATATCGGCACTGTCACCTGCTTCTCGGGACTGCCGGCCGGCGGCCCGAACGACGAGGTGCCAAACTGGGTGACCGCACCCTGGCCCGGCGAGCACGCCGACGCCCACGAGTACCAGTGGGAGGTCGCCACCGACTACTGGCGCGACCTGGCTGAACACGCCGCCGAACACGAGGTCGACGTCGCCATCGAGATGCACCCGAACATGCTGGTCTACGAGCCCTCGGGGATGCTCGAACTCCGCGACCGGACCAACGACCGGATCGGCGCGAACTTCGATCCCTCCCACCTGTACTGGCAGGGAATCGAGATTACCGACGCGATCCGGCTGCTGGGCGCACACGACGCCATCCACCACTTCCACGCCAAGGACACCAGAGTCTACGACGCCCAGGCCCGGACGAACGGTGTCCTCGACATGACGCCCTACGACGAGGTCGCGGATCGCTCGTGGATCTTCCGCTCGGTGGGCTACGGCCACGGCGAGGATCACTGGCGGGACATCGTCTCGACGCTGCGAATGGTCGGCTACGGCGGCGCGCTCTCGATTGAACACGAGGACGCGCTGACCTCGGCCAGTGAGGGGCTCGAAAAGGGAATCGAGCTGCTTCAGCGCGTGGTATTCGAGGAGCAGCCCGGGGACGCGTTCTGGGCGTAG
- a CDS encoding isocitrate lyase/PEP mutase family protein encodes MADEPATELRRLLDQPEITVFPGAYDTMSAKLAEQAGFETVFTSGFSIAATQLGLPDLGLMTASENVDRIRRITESISIPLVADMDTGYGNALNVRRTIGECIDAGVAGAILEDQQWPKRCGHMDEKRVVPTDEHVRRIRAAADVREERDSDFLLIGRTDAREPHGLDEAIERGRAYERAGADVVFVEAPQSREELERIATAFDAPTFANMIEGGKTPVLSADELDDLGFDIVVYPLTALFAMTRAVREAYEALATHGTTDAVETVTFAQFEDVLGTESYRERQREYAEE; translated from the coding sequence ATGGCCGACGAGCCTGCGACCGAACTCCGGCGACTCCTCGACCAGCCCGAGATCACCGTCTTCCCCGGCGCGTACGACACCATGTCGGCGAAACTGGCCGAACAGGCCGGCTTCGAGACCGTGTTCACCTCCGGGTTCTCGATCGCCGCGACCCAGCTGGGGCTGCCCGACCTGGGACTGATGACCGCCTCGGAGAACGTCGATCGTATCCGTCGGATCACCGAATCCATCTCCATCCCGCTGGTGGCCGACATGGACACCGGCTACGGCAACGCGCTGAACGTCCGGCGGACGATCGGCGAGTGCATCGACGCGGGCGTCGCGGGCGCGATCCTCGAAGACCAGCAGTGGCCAAAGCGCTGTGGCCACATGGACGAGAAGCGAGTCGTTCCGACCGACGAACACGTCCGGCGCATCCGTGCGGCAGCGGACGTCCGCGAGGAGCGCGACAGCGACTTCCTGTTGATCGGGCGCACCGACGCCCGCGAACCGCACGGGCTGGACGAGGCGATCGAACGCGGCCGAGCCTACGAGCGCGCGGGTGCTGATGTCGTCTTCGTCGAGGCCCCACAGTCTCGCGAGGAACTCGAACGGATCGCCACTGCCTTCGACGCGCCGACGTTCGCGAACATGATCGAAGGCGGCAAGACGCCGGTGCTATCGGCCGACGAACTGGACGATCTCGGGTTCGACATCGTGGTCTATCCGCTGACCGCGCTGTTCGCGATGACTCGGGCGGTCAGGGAGGCTTACGAAGCACTGGCGACGCACGGGACGACCGACGCAGTCGAGACAGTCACTTTCGCGCAGTTCGAGGACGTCCTCGGGACCGAGTCCTACCGCGAGCGCCAGCGGGAGTACGCAGAGGAGTAG
- a CDS encoding 8-oxo-dGTP diphosphatase yields the protein MREATLCHPLRDDDLLFIRKQRGPGAGNLVAPGGKIEDGETPRECAVRETREEVGLEVRGLDKRGELRFVFGEEPFMFVHVFLTRDFVGRPQETDEGVPRWIDTDDLPYEEMWDDDRYWLPLLLDGQQFRGEFFFDSDGEDVLEYDLVTGLDF from the coding sequence ATGCGTGAAGCGACGCTCTGTCACCCCCTGCGCGACGACGACCTGCTGTTCATCCGCAAACAACGCGGCCCCGGAGCCGGGAATCTCGTCGCGCCCGGCGGCAAGATCGAGGACGGCGAGACGCCCCGGGAGTGTGCCGTCCGCGAGACGCGCGAGGAGGTCGGCCTCGAAGTTCGGGGCCTCGACAAGCGCGGGGAGTTGCGCTTCGTCTTCGGCGAAGAGCCGTTCATGTTCGTCCACGTCTTTCTCACTCGCGATTTCGTAGGCCGTCCTCAGGAAACTGACGAGGGCGTCCCGCGCTGGATCGACACCGACGACCTGCCATACGAAGAGATGTGGGACGACGACCGCTACTGGCTGCCACTCCTGCTCGACGGCCAGCAGTTCCGGGGCGAGTTCTTCTTCGACAGCGACGGCGAGGACGTGCTGGAGTACGACCTGGTGACCGGTCTCGATTTTTGA